In Diabrotica undecimpunctata isolate CICGRU chromosome 9, icDiaUnde3, whole genome shotgun sequence, the DNA window GAAACTGTGTTAGACACTAACGTAATAGTGATTTAAAAAAGGGGCTATCTTGGCTCCTAATTATCCAAATTATCTGGACTAGACTTAGAAAATAGCTCATTTTTCAAAatatcttataaacaaattaaatttcgctAAAACGCAAAAGTTTGACGTTTTGGTTATTTATTTACAAatagttccactaaaaaattgatgaatccctagatgagatTCTTTTTGTGGTTTCCACATTTCAACTGTCCAACCCATCTATACAGTTACGTGTATTCCCCTATTTTTATTAAGACTTTCTTAAGTTTCTACAAGTGTCCTAAATGTTTGTCGGCTTACTGCCAGCATAGATTACAGCAGTTGTTGATGTTCATTCTTTTCAACGGGCCCAGAACAAGTATTCAAATGAGAGTTGAAATGCAAATAGCTTCTATACTATATTGAACTGTGTTTGTAAATGTCACCTTATAAACAAAGTTCTATTTTCAAAGTTATAGAAAACATTTTTAATCTATCAGACATGGTAACATTACTTGATAAATGGAATGGTAAAGCATGAGATTTATGGAAAAGGGAAGGCTATGTATTAAAAGAATAATGTTCAAACAGTGAATATAATTGACATCCAGCTACAAAATAAATAGGTACATCAAAAAAAGAAAGATAAATCAAAAATTGTTATATTTTCTAAAGTCCTTGATAAACTAAAACATAACTGATAAGTTACATACATTCTTgctatttttaacatttttatggtGAATTACATTCAAAATTATAAACTGCCCTGGAAATAGAGATCATCTATGGTGAAAATGAGGCTGAAATGTCATTTAGGGAAACTGGCTTATGATACAGGTGTTGTAAATACCACAGATCGGGAATTTTTTATAGATATCTTCTCTATTGCCAGGGCAAACTGttactattatattttaatatcttGGACtgaacaataaattttatcagaaAAAAGATCACCTTTATTGGCCTGACCTACTATCATCGTCTTCATGTCATCAGATGCCATCAACAGGATCAGCTTCGTCTGCTGAACTGATGTCATCACCAAATTCAATATCTTCATCAAAACCTTCTTCAACAAATGTAACGGTTTCATTAATTCTAACAGATTCTGGGAATTCACCATATGTTTTTAGATTACGAGCTTCATCAGGGGTGTATTTTAGAATCACATCTGCTTTGGCATCTTGGTAATCTCTTAGACCTATGAGAATAATGTCACCTTGATTTATCCAAACCTAAAACAAAGTATTTATAATTGTATATAGCCAAACATAAAATTATTGTTCATATTTTACACCAGTCTATAcggaaaaaatcattgatttcacgtaaaatAGAGAATCACGTAAATCAGAGATATTCGAAGGTTCTACAAAtgaaatgcattcattttttttttcgaatcctgagaaaactaataagtatttttgaaaaatttaaacacataattaaagattacattattattgaggaccgaaagtccctgaaaacttctataatgtttattttaataagttacaggggtgaaaaaagagaaaatttagtgtgatttttaatttcaaatatctcattcaaaaaatctttttgtttattctaagggactttcggccctcggtaataatgcaatctttcattctgcgtttaaatttttcaaaaatatttattagtcttctcaggattcgaaaaaaatgaatggatttaaaaagcattggcccgaaattttgcgccgaCGCTGATAAGGGATAGCTGATAAAAAACCCGTTACGaggtacagctgattttgctttgtttttgttttaaacaatcttaCAAAGTGAAAAAGtctattttttgtctataaaacgtttcttatacagtTTAGAATAGCTTTTTAAAATAAACCAGCAACAAGGTACTCAATAAAAATAAACCTTCATGGTCAGAAACTTCCAACAGTCTGGCCACCTGGTTTAGATTTGAGAAAATGCACCTGGTTTAGATTTGAGAAAATGCACCTGGTTTTTGGTTTAAGAAAATAGAGGCATGGTTTTGATGCAGATAATTTATGGATTGAGTTGAGAAGAGAGCAACAGCAGGATCTCTTATGGAAGTTAAGCTAAGTTTCTTTCTTTCTTTGAACTTGTGTATAGATGCTTAATTCTGTGttatcaaaacctaaattttttaattattattaaattctaatttgttattttattaatttatcaattaataaagagatgtgttgaaaacctattttattaa includes these proteins:
- the eIF1A gene encoding eukaryotic translation initiation factor 1A, X-chromosomal; the protein is MPKNKGKGGKNRRRGKNENETEKRELVFKEDGQEYAQVTKMLGNGRLEAMCFDGVKRLCHIRGKLRKKVWINQGDIILIGLRDYQDAKADVILKYTPDEARNLKTYGEFPESVRINETVTFVEEGFDEDIEFGDDISSADEADPVDGI